The Musa acuminata AAA Group cultivar baxijiao chromosome BXJ2-2, Cavendish_Baxijiao_AAA, whole genome shotgun sequence genome contains the following window.
TTCACCAGATCCTGGAACCCCACCTTAGGCTTCCATCCGAGCGCCTTTCTCGCCTTCGTGGAGTCTCCCTTGAGGCTGTCGACCTCAGCGGGCCGGAAGTACCGGGGATCGATGACCACATGGTCCTTCCAGTCTAGTCCGACGTAGCTGAATGCGGCCTGGAGGAACTCCTCCACCGTGTGGGACTCCTCGGTGGCGACCACGAAGTCTCCGGGCTCCTCCTGCTGCAGCATCATCCACATGGCCTCGACATAGTCCCCGGCGAAGCCCCAGTCGCGAGCGGCGGACAGGTTGCCCAGGAAGACCTTGGTTTGAAGGCCGAGGCGGATGCGGCCGACGGCGCGGGTGATCTTGCGGGTGACGAAGTTCTCGCCACGGCGGGGGCTCTCGTGGTTGAACAGGATGCCGTTGCAGGCGAACAGGCCGTAGGCCTCACGGTAGTTGACGGTGTACCAGTGCGCGGCGACCTTGGCGGCAGCGTATGGAGAACGGGGATGGAACGGGGACGCCTCCGACTGGGGCGGCGGCGTGGAGCCGAACATCTCGGAGGAGCCGGCCTGGTAGTAGCGGGCGGGTTTGGTGGCGCAGCGGACAGCCTCGAGGAGGCGGAGAGCGCCGGTGGCGACGACGTCGGCGGTGTAGTCGGGGATCTCGAAGGAGACGGCGACGTGGGATTGGGCGGCGAGGTTGTAGACCTCATCGGGGAGGAGAGCGTCGACCCAGCGGCGGAGGGAGGATGCATCGGAGAGGTCGGCATAGTGGAGCTTCATGCGGGCCTTGACGGCGTTGTGGGGGTCGACGTAGAGGTGGTCTAGGCGGGCGGTGTTGAAATTGGAGGAGCGCCGGATGAGGCCGTGCACCTCGTAACCCTTCTCCAGCAGTAACTCCGTCAGGTACGATCCATCCTGCCCCGTGATGCCCGTGATCAGGGCCACCTTGCGCCGCTCCCCCGGCATCGGCCGCGGCACCTCCCCGCCACCGCTCCCCATCTGGATCTGGGACGACGCCGGCTGCGCCTCCCCGTCACCGGCTAAGGATCCGGCGGTGTCGACTTTGGCCTCGATCTTGCCGATGCCGTTGTTGGATTCATGAGTCGCCATCTTCAGATCTGGCAATGAAGCGGCGGAAGAGGGGAGGAAATAAAGCATTTGGTTTGGCCCCGTGATGGAGTCTAAAACTTGGACCCGTAACGGAATCGTGGTTTCGTGGGATGGGTGGAAGATTACTGATTACTTGTTTGAACCAAAACGGAATGATAGTGGtaagataaaaataaatagaaaaaaaacgaAGAGGtgttcgaaacttgagctcagcttAAGTACTAATAATTTGGGTCCGAAATATCTTAAACGGTCAGTCCGGATCGCCAAACAGATAAATTTGGGGGTATAGTCTGTAGTTcctgataagatatattttaggTCCAAGATACATCACAGTCGATGCTATACTGTCGTgggcaaacttctaaacaggatgtttaatgtaatgcttatatatacccgtgtcttttggtatgttcattctttgtctagtatgtagagggacaaccgaatgcttaatagtcccattttagttgggtttggtggccgctttagcgttgcaaataaaggttgtgtcatatggacacttgtgagagattttcgatctataatagaccattttaccctttgttgtgcaactgttcagagctcgtaaagtctgtttgtaatttgtattgtctatgaagtgttttcggaaatgtttgcttgtagatcccgaataaggcgttttctctaacccgttctctcttttgtggatcctaagggacatgggaggcttcggggagactgacctttgtggacggacacgcaagggtaccgcacgacttaggcaaaaccagctaagtccatgacagatggtatcagagcgggacaagcactcatagaaacacttagcatgcaaacgtggtgaACCTAACgaggttgcgttgagggcagtcagcacacgcacgaccgtttgggggaaaacgggcatggagatgtagggaaaaggagtcgctcagaggagtgagcatctgagattggcattcagatgaatggtcaacccttcgcgcaagaggcaccatgagaacaagcaagcttggaagaatgtgtagcgcacaaagggtgggatgactgagtttgagctacggctcaacgttgacaactatacttgatggtgctcaaggcaagcgaggtgcttagtaaaggatgagaccatgcaaggtggaatgagttgctcagcgaccgaaagagttgtgcaaagctcatagaggtaagggaaattgctaactcaaagaatttggtactcatacataggcttgtatgcgaacgatggaatgtacgcggccatcccaaggcgaccgaaactcgacgccatggagcattgaaactttctcttcggcatgtgaaggatacgtccgtaggaggctaaagtgtgtaacgagttcagcatgttactaggccttgaatggtgcagcaggggctgtattgacgtggagtcgcaatctagcaagtgcgtttacaagaggcagaacaatgcacagtttgattAGCAAATCGgaatagtccaaggggatggtggtctccgaaacgaagagagatgttgctccaacgggacagttatccaggagggataagtcccggctctccagagggagaatcatgtgggacaggtcgcacatgttgaggaggagtatctcaataaacaacaactctaCGAAGCTCAATGAACCGAGCAAACGACGAGGAGtcatcgtatgatctcgcttgagagaatgcattggtggatgcattgcgagatcaagtgggggagcgacccaaagcaacacaaatgaaggcacacttggagtcgatatggagatcgaactcaagggagggctgacctgtggaatggtgggcgcgagggccaccatcaactcaatgcaaaaacgaggaccggagtaacttgggtgtaacttggcgaagtacctaagccgcatgaagggagatagcatagaagatggaacatggagcggaggcacagtgctttccttggacagaggtcaaggacatgaactcttgcaaaggcaagagcaggatcatgttgttccatgggtcattcattctgacggagcagactcatcttgcatggtgccaaagacgaagggagcttctgggcacatgcactttatctcggagaagcatttgatggaggaactaaggcgactcaatttgcggaggcgaagttgggttcagaaggccttagcacggggcaagaggacgcagaggcaggtactcttgaaggggCAGCgaaaattgtgctggtaggggcagaggcccaggatccagacaatggtgcactaattgcagcgaagtcgggggacttcgggagttactaggcgacggactgtcctagagcggtgcttcatctaggtgtgacccaagagtgggtggatgaatgtcgattgccaaagaagcgaacaaaatcgaaggtggaagaaaccctgtgatgtattggcagaggccacacatgaagggttcacaattcaagttcatctcacaacgatcagaatgcaatagagatgtcaccaggaggcgacatggtgtagcggatcgtggtggaacagttcgtggcaatgcgatacacacaacattgtcccgtgagggactagatcatatggaggtatgatcgggagctactggaagctccacttcggtgaacaacatgatggcaagaagggctatggattcaaggagtgaaggccatggtaccgcagaggcgggtcttccgtgcgtgcatcgaattttgcatcggatgaaagccttggtcatcagcatatgagggctgtgttccaccaagggaaaagttcgaattcaagtactagtgagtcccatgggagggacttgatcatgcagaggtatgatcgaagtagctggagagttggactgctctatagctcatattcgcttaagggagcccggcaagtcagaggacaaggtcaagtaagcgaaagttgctaccaaggaagctaaggagaacagaatcggtacaAACCCTATAatatgatggtagaggccatgcatgggagttgcaatctgtctttccatcgaccaaagggagctgcttggagaacacagaggtgtttaagcagggggtcgaaaggggcgaggaagcgacgacgagtctagagggacttagctacccaaaatcaagcatcagttagaatggaggtggactcagaggagtgccatggagacatatctattgatcatgaagaaaagggatgcagatgcgaggcgacggatagtagggccatggacatggcagcgccatggtaccgcagatgtgggacttccgtgaaagtcattgatcccttgctctcatggagggagagtgcttggtcatgaaaggggccgaggaggtggagcatgcagaggcaaactctaagtaccaagacaaggctgaagggcagaggccaaggaacttcgtaataccagtgtcaacgagcttctcatcaagatagccgaaagtgaaggacttcgggtcatgcaagagtgcacgaccaaggaacgaaacaggcagtatgcggtgctgtacctttgctactcaggggagtaggtggcagggttgatggagaagacggtacaatcccagaggtgaccaaatctattagagaattactccaagttggggtgaaaacttcctgcattccagaagttcgatgacattgaaaaggtgaatcatagtaactaactcaacgcaaggagtgcaaacacttcaagtgcttcagaagtgtgagcaaagagcaggtgaaggccagtaaccagctcgatgcatagagtacaaccttgaggaggtgggcgaagtccagtaacctttgccttctcaacccttaagagaatgggcgaaatcgagtaccccaattctcttatctatccagcagaggagctctgcataagttcaaagactctTTGaaaataatggaagataatagttatcaaatcctcaccaacggtgatcagtgctattgagagtagattgtccgcttcatttcccaacgaaatgtcaatcgaaagtggaagtgatgcgaacctacttggaagtaacaactaagtgaaagaaaagtcaatgagcaaattttgtggaggaaggacccaaaacttcagaagtttgtgagatgatgcttgttaaagctccaacaagcatccatccagttcaagcagcctgagcatttgagagactggcgcatagtaaggatagtcttttccttcatttggaggatccgcaggaatcaacaaggatcaacacaactcagccaaccccacaccagagtcagagtcattggtgagttgaagcagcatggcggatcaaaggttagactactcaaaaacaatagtggagagtagctgggagccaggaggctcattgcagctggagcaaaagattgaagactcagcaaagcaaggagttgcagtgtcggcaaaggcttcgacgaggacatcgaaggaataagtgggggagaatgtcatggacaaacttctaaacatgatgtttgatgtaatgcttatgtatgtctgtgtcttttggtatgttcattctttgcctagtatgtagagggacagtcgaaggcttaatagtctcattttagttgggtttggtggccgctttagccttgtaaataaaggttgtgtcatgtggacacttgggagagattttcggtctataatggaccattttaccttttgttgtgcaactattcagagcttgtaaagtctataaagaggtttcggaaatgtttgcttgtggatcccgaatgaggcgttttctctaactcgttctctcttttgtgggtcctaagggacatgggaggcttcggggaggctgacctttgtggatggacacgcaagggtgcagcacgacttaggcaaaaccagctaagtctgtgacaatacgtcaagtcagaatccgtaccaagatGCTGTTCGACCCACGTACCACCATGCCAACCCAAGAATCAGCAAAGGGAACACCCCCACACGTAAATCAGTATCGAGTCATGCTAACTCACCAGTtacgacacatttgttcaccaacaattCCCTCATGAGCTTGACAGTTTTTAGCCTGCTCCGAATTCAAGAATTACAACCATCTCCAAGTGGGGATTAGAAAATATGAAGGGTTTATAGAGTTCGCTGATAAATCTATTCTAACGCttaaattaaaaagatatttttgtgaTGGGAGAGTGAATTTTTCGAGTTTGAAAtagaggaatatatatatatatatatatcttagtgAAATAAGAGGGAGAGGTTTTTCCATCTTCATCTCTTGCAAGTTTCTCTTTAGGTGGATAGAACTTTTAGCATATTTAGTTTCGATTTTCTTTCCTTAAGAAATGAGTATGAATTTTAAATACAacgataaatattattaaaaaaaagaatatatgatATAAAAAAAGAATGACTAACCTATTTTTGGCGTTAAGGATTAGCCAAAATGAGTGTGGTCTTGTTATTGCTCTAAACATGAGTCAGGTGGATTAGGGGGTCAATTGCAAAGTCATAATGTTGGCTCTATCAAAATGACAGTGCGTCTTATGCTTTGTGTGTGAGCACAGCGTCAAACCAGTGGGCATTCTCTCAGTTGTTGGCAGCCCGTTTAAAAGTTCAACGTTGAAAGGGACTCAACGTACTAGAAGAACTTTTGGTTGGATACATTGGCATATACCAATCTCTTCACATCAAGATTTAATGGGAGATGTTACCTAATATGAAATCGCCGGGAAGGCTGAGACAAGTGAGCACGTGCCTGTGTTGGACCAAAAAGATGGTTCGGTATGCGCGTGCCACTACGCCCTCCGTTCATCCTCCATCGTTGCCATCTTCTAGAACGCATTCGTTCCTGTGCACGCAGCGAACCTCTGCGGACTACTGCTGACGGAAGGACAGGAAAGTGATGGTGGTAGCTGACACGAGTGGTAGCTGGGAGCTGCCATTCATCCCCTCTCCCCCTCGTTAAAAGCACATGGAGATGCCTCACCATCCCAATCCAGCTTAAAGTGCAGGCAGCACCAGAGATCGAAGATGGCTCCCGGCACCGCAGTCCTTCCCACCAACGAGCAGACCTTGAGGGCGAGCTTCGTCCGGGACGAGGACGAGCGTCCCAAGGTGGCTTACAACCAGTTCAGCCTTGACATCCCCGTGATCTCGCTCTCCGGGATTGATGACGACGCCGCGGGCGGGAAGAGGGCGGAGATCCGCCGCAAGGTCGTGGAGGCCTGCGAGGACTGGGGTATATTCCAGGTGGTGGACCACGGGGTCGACGCCGGCCTTATCTCCGACATGACTAGGCTGGCCAAAGAGTTCT
Protein-coding sequences here:
- the LOC135605320 gene encoding GDP-mannose 4,6 dehydratase 1-like; translated protein: MLYFLPSSAASLPDLKMATHESNNGIGKIEAKVDTAGSLAGDGEAQPASSQIQMGSGGGEVPRPMPGERRKVALITGITGQDGSYLTELLLEKGYEVHGLIRRSSNFNTARLDHLYVDPHNAVKARMKLHYADLSDASSLRRWVDALLPDEVYNLAAQSHVAVSFEIPDYTADVVATGALRLLEAVRCATKPARYYQAGSSEMFGSTPPPQSEASPFHPRSPYAAAKVAAHWYTVNYREAYGLFACNGILFNHESPRRGENFVTRKITRAVGRIRLGLQTKVFLGNLSAARDWGFAGDYVEAMWMMLQQEEPGDFVVATEESHTVEEFLQAAFSYVGLDWKDHVVIDPRYFRPAEVDSLKGDSTKARKALGWKPKVGFQDLVKMMVDHDIETAKREKVLVDAGYIDAQQQP